The following DNA comes from Mycobacterium sp. MS1601.
GGACCGGTGTCCATCCCGGCGTCCACCAGGTGGACGGTGCAACCTGTCACGCGTACGCCGTACTCCAGCGCGGCGAGCACGGCGTGCGCGCCGGGGAATGCCGGCAGCAGCGCGGGATGGGTGTTGACCACGCGGCCGGGGAACTTGGTCAGGAACTGGTTGCCCAGGATCTTCATGAATCCGGCGGTCACCACCAGGTCCGGGGAGTACGCCGCAGTCGCCGCGGTGATGGCGGCATCCCAGGTGGCGCGGTCCGGATAGTCGCGCAGCGGGACCTGGTACGTAGGGACACCTGCGTCGGCGGCAATCTGCCCGGCGTCGCACTGCCGGTCCAGGCCGACAGCGACCACCCGGGCAGGGTAGTCGTCCACGGCAGCGTCGAGCAGCGACTTCAACAACGACCCGGTGCCGGACGCCAGGACGACCACGCGGGCCGGGGCGCTCGGCGGCACATGGAAGGGTTGTTGCACTCCGAGAAGCTTAGTCGGTGCGAGGCGGGTGCCGATCGGCGGTGGATTCGCCGGTTGTCGAATCGTTGTCGGCGTCCAGGAAGTCCTCGGCGTCGGGCAGATCCGCCAGCGCTTCGTAGTCGACGTCTGGGTAGTCCGACTGCGGCAGCGGCTCGGGTTCGGGTTCCGGCTCGGGTTCGGGTTCCGGCTCCCGCGCGGGTGGGGCAGGCAGAATCAGGGGTGCGGTCTGCTGCTCGGTCAGCACCACGTCGTCGGGCTCCCCCAACGGGGTCTCGGGCTCGTCGACAGGTTCCTGTGCCACAGCCACCGGCTTTTTCACCCGCTTGGGGAACAGCAGCCCGCCGGACATCACCACCGTCACCGCGCCCACCACGACAAACCACAGGAACACCGCAGGTCCGTAGGTCGCCTGGTCCACGC
Coding sequences within:
- the purN gene encoding phosphoribosylglycinamide formyltransferase, whose translation is MQQPFHVPPSAPARVVVLASGTGSLLKSLLDAAVDDYPARVVAVGLDRQCDAGQIAADAGVPTYQVPLRDYPDRATWDAAITAATAAYSPDLVVTAGFMKILGNQFLTKFPGRVVNTHPALLPAFPGAHAVLAALEYGVRVTGCTVHLVDAGMDTGPVLAQEAVAVLDDDNEETLHERIKVVERRLLVDVLAAVATRGVTWSGRKAVFAK